The genome window GCGCAACCCCGGGGATGATCTCATCAGCGACCTCATCCGCGCGCGCGTCGAGGGCGAGAGCCTGTCGGACACGGACCTGCTCGGCTTCATGTTCCTGCTGCTCGTGGGCGGCATGGAGACGACGATCCACCTGCTGAGCCACTCGGCCCTGAGGATGCAACTGCAGCCGGAGCTGATGACGCAGTTGCGCGCGCAGCCCTCGCTGCTGCCGCGCTTCATCGACGAGGTGCTGCGCCACGAGTCGCCCGCGCATGGCGTGATGCGGCTGACGAGCGAGGAGACGGAGCTGGGCGGGGTGCGGCTGCCCAAGGGCACGCGGCTGCTGATGCTGATGGGCTCGGCCAACCGCGACGAGGCCCAGCATCCGGATCCGGACCGCTTCGACATGAACCGCCCCTCGAGCAACCTGCCCTTCGGGCATGGCATCCACTTCTGCGTCGGCTCCCAACTCGCACGGCTGGAGGCACGGCTGGCCCTGGAGGCGCTGCTCTCCCGCTTCACCCACCTGAGCGCGGGCACCCAGCCCATCCAGTGGAACAGCTCGCTCGTCGTGCGCGGCCCCACGCGGCTGTGCCTCATTCCCCACGAGGGCTGACGCGCACGGACGCCCTCCGGACGCTCGGCAGGCCGGCCCTCGTCAAGCCACCCGACAGCCGCGCTCTGCCCCATCCCGGAAGCGTGGCCATGGTGTAGCCAGGAGGATGCCCCATGCCCGCCGTCGACACCGGCCTGTCCGCCGTCCGGGACGCCGCCACTTCCGCGCTCATCACCCTGGACATGCCGAACCGGCGGGGAGTCGGTTTCGTGGCCACCCCGGGAGGTCAACTCGTCACCAACCTCCACATGGTGGCCGGCTACGAGGAGATCTCTGCGCTGCTCGCCGACGGGCGCCTGCTCCAGGTGGAGCAGGTCATCGCCTTCGACGAGAAGCATGACCTGGCCGTACTCCAGCTCCCCGTGAGCAACCTGCCCGCCCTGCGGCTCGAGTCGGGGGGGATGCTCCCCGTGGAGGGCGATCCCGTCTTCATCCTCCACCCCGCCCCGGGCACTCCGCCCTTCCTCCTGGAGACCCGGGTGCGCTCGGAGCAGGTCCTCGACGAAAGTTTCACCTTCCTCGAACTGGAGGCCATCCTGCCCGAGGACGTCTCGGGCAGCCCGGTGCTGGACGGCACGGGCGCGTGGATTGGCGTGGCCACCTGTGCCTTCGCGGATGGGCGGCCCGTCACCATCGTCATCCCCTCGCGCTACGTCCTGCCGCTGCTGGAGCGCACGGACGTCCTGCCCCTGTCCACCCTCGGTCTCGCCCGGCCCGCGGCCTCGCGCCAGCGGCAGATTCCCACCCACTCCCTGTCCATGCTGGAGGGGTGCGCCCCGGACGTGTTGGAGGAGGTGGCCTACACCCTCCTGCGGGCCATCCAGCTCGGCGCGCCCCTCTACAACCGCGGGGACGCGGCCGCCTGCTACCGCCTGTACGCCCACACCGCCGAGCGCCTCATCCGCGAGCGCCCCGACTGTCCCGGCATCCAGGATGCCCTGCGCCACGGGTTGGAGCGGTGCGCGCGGTCGCAGGGCGCGGACGCGTGCGCCTGGGCCCTGCGGGACACGCTCGACGGCCTGCTGGGCGTCATCGGCCGCTGGCTCCAGGCCCAGTCCGCGCTCGCCTACCGGGCGGCGCCCAAGGCCTATCTGCAATGACTTCCCCCGCGGGGGCGACGCGCCGCGGCAACTTCCGGGCGCGAGTACGCTCGACCCCTCTCCAGGCGAATTCCCTCTCGTGATAGGAACGGAAGGAGCGCGAAGCCAACGCGCCGTCCCCGAGGACGTCACCCCCCCTCGAGAAGGATCGCATGAGGGCCCTGCTGGTTCCATCCGCGAGCATCGATCTGTCGTCCGTGGAGTTGCTGGTGCGCCAGCTCGGGATGACGCCCACCCGGCGCAGTGACGACGAAGCCGCCATCACCGCCTTCCGCCAGTCCCCCTTCCCCCTGGTGCTCATGGGGATGGATGACGAGGGAGACCGCATCGTGCTGGTGCGCGCGCTCCGGGCCTCTCCCAACGGGGCCCAGGCCGCCATCGTGCTGGTGGCCCGCCCCGAGCAGCTCGAGGGGCTCGCGTCGATGATCGACGCCGGGGTGGACGACTTCCTGATGCTGCCCCTGGACGAGACGGCGGCGATGCTCCGGCTGCAACTGGCCGAGCGCCGCCTGGCCGAGCGGCCCGCGCCCCTGCCGGAGAACTTCGAGTTGGATGGGCTGTGCGCGGTGCTGCTGCGCGAGAGCCCCCTGGCCACCTGCATCACCACGCGCGAGGGCAATGCCTTCGTCGAGGTGAACGAGGCCTTCACGCGGCTGTTCGGCTACTCGCGCGAGGAGATGCTCTGGCGCACGGCGCGCGACCTGGACTTGTGGGAGTCACCCATCGAGCAGGAGCGGCTGGCGGCGCGCATGCGCGAGCAGGGCATGGTGCGCGGAGTGGAGTCGCGCGTGCGCACCAAGAGCGGCGAGCTGCGCGACGTGCTCGTCTACGTGGGCATCGCCGAGTACGCGGGCACGCCGCACATCGTGACGCTGTTCCCGGACGTCACCGAGCGCAAGCTGATGCAGGCGCGGCTGCAGCTCGCCGACCGCATGGCGTCGGTGGGCACGCTGGCGGCCGGCGTGGCGCACGAAATCAACAACCCGCTGGCGTACGTGCTGGCCAACCTCGGCTATGCCCATGGCGAGCTGTCGCGGCAGCTCTCGCGGGGAGCACCCGGGGTGCTCCAGCCCGTGAGCACCGCGCTCGGCGAGGCGCTGCATGGAGCCGAGCGGGTACAGACCATCGTCGGCGATCTCAAGACGTTCTCGCGTGAGTCGACCGCCGAGCAGTTCCACGCGGTGAACGTGCGCAAGGTGCTGGACTCCACGCTCAACCTGGCGGCCGCGGAGATCCGCCACCGGGCGAAGCTGGTGAAGAACTACGGGGAGGACGTGCCCCCGATCCACGGCAACGAGTCACGCCTGGGCCAGGTGTTCCTCAACCTGCTGGTCAACGCCGTGCAGTCACTGCCCTCGGATGGGGACGCGGAGCAGCACGAGATCCGCGTCACCACGCGCCTGGACGCGAGCGGCCAGGTGGCGGTGGAGATCGCCGACACCGGAGCGGGCATCGCCCCGGAGCTGATGGGCCGCATCTTCGATCCCTTCTTCACCACCAAGCCACCCGGCGTGGGCACGGGCCTGGGCCTGTCCATCTGCCACAACCTCATCACCGCGATGGGCGGGGAGCTGCACGTGTTCAGCGACCTGGGCCGGGGCACCACCTTCCAGGTGCTGATGCCCTCCTCGCGCGAGCCCATCGTGCCCGCGCTGCTCGAGCCCGTGCCGGAGTACAGCGGAGGGCCGCGGGGCCGCGTGCTGGTCATCGACGACGAGCCCCTGTTGTGCTCGGCGCTCGAGCGGATTCTGCGGCCGCACCACGACGTGGTGTTCACCACGCTGGCGGCCGAGGTGCTGCCCCGGCTGGAGGCCGGCGAGCGCTTCGATCTCATCCTGTGTGACTTGATGATGCCGAGGATGAACGGGATGGACTTCCACGCGGCGCTGCACCGGCTGCGGCCGGAGCTCACCGGCCGGGTCATCTTCCTCACCGGAGGCGCCTTCACCCCGCAGGCCAAGGCCTTCCTGGAGCGGGTGCCCAACCGCCGGGTGGAGAAGCCCTTCAACGCGCGCACGCTGCTGGAGATCACCCGCGAGGTGCTCACCTCCGTGGGGTGAAGCCCCTCAGGACCACTCGGGCGGCGGGACGTTCCACTCCACCCGGTAGAGCGTGAGGGGCTCCTGCTTGCCCTTCACGGGGGTGGGCGGCAGGGGGGTGACGTTCCAGTCGCGCTCGAGCCAGCGCTCGAAGGTCGCCTGGCTCATGACGACTTGTCCCTCGACCGCCACGGAGCACACCCGGCTGGCGACGTTGGTGGCGTCGCCGATGGTGGCGTACTGCAAATACTGCTCGGAGCCGATGTTGCCCGCCGCCACCCGGCCCGTGTTCAACCCCACGTGGATGCTCAACTCGGGCCAGCCCCGCTCGCGCCAGCGCGCGTTCAGTCCCGCCAGGGCCCGCTGCATCTCCACGGCCGCGCGCACCGCCCGCGTCGCGTCATCCGGATGCGCGAAGGGCGCGCCCCACACCGCCATCAGCGCGTCTCCGATGTACTTCTCCAGCGTCCCCTCGTGCCGGAAGACGATCTCCGCCATCACCGGGAAGTAGTCGTTGAGCAGATCCACCACCTGCCGGGGCTCGAGCTCGGAGGAGAGCTTGGTGAAGCCGCTGATGTCCGAGAAGAGCACCGTCACCTCGGTCTCGATCGTCTCCAGCGGGCCGCCCCGGGCCATGCTCAGCTTCTTGAGCGTGGCGGGGGGAAAGAAGCGCGCGTAGGCGTTGCGCATCACGGCCTCTTCCGCCAGCTTCTGCGCCAGGAGCGAGTTGTCCAGCGCGATGGCGGCCTGGTTGGCGAAGGCGGTGAGGAACTCGAGATCCTCCTGGCTGAAGCCGTCGGCGCGCGACAGGTTGTCCACGTACAACACGCCCAGCACCTCGTCGCGGGGCTTGAGCGGGGCGCACATGGACGCGCGGATGGACTGCAACACCACAGAAGCGGCGTCGTTGAGCCGGGGATCCATCCACGCGTCCGAGAAGAGCGCCGCCACGCTGTGGGTGCGCACATAGTCGACGATGCGCTGGCTGTAGAACGCCCCCTCGGGGGCCTCGCCCGTGGACACCCGCGCCACCCGCGGACGCAGCGCTCCGGTGGAGGGATCCACCAGCAGGATGGCCACCCGGTCCACCTCCATGATCTGGAAGACCAGGTCCAGGATGCGCTCGAGCAGCGTCTCGATCTGCCCGGGCGAGGACAGCAACTGGCTCACCTTGAGCAACACCTGGAGCTTCTCGTTGGCCCGATTCTCGTGCGACGCGCGCTTCACCCGGAGCGCCGAGCCCGACGAGGACTCGGGGACACGCTCGAGCAGCTCGTCCATGGCCGCGGGGGAGAAGCGGGTGTTGAGCGGCTGCACCTGCGTGGGCGCCAGCGGCTCGCTCGCCACCGGGGACACCAGCGTGAACCGCACCTCGCCACACCGGAAGGACTCCCCCGCCTTCAACTCCCGGGGCGTGAACTTCTCCAGACGCACCTCGTCCACCAACGTCCCGTTCTTGCTGTCCAGGTCCGTCAGCAGCACGCGCTCCGCCTCGCGCACGAGCAACGCGTGCCGCCGCGACAGGCTCATGTGCAGCACACACAGGCTGCTCTCCTGCGTGCGGCCAATGGTCGTGGTGCCCTCGGGCAGGTCGACGACCCGCTCGTCCAACAGTCCTGGGTTCACGATGAGCTGCATGATGGGTGCGACAGCTTAACACCGGGGTGCTCCCCACCCGACAAGTGCGCGCGCCCCCCCTGGTCTGGTCCACCCGCTCCAGGCAAGATGAATGCCCCAGGTGGACGAATCCGTCCCACGCCCACGTCCCGGACCGCGCACCGCCATGTCCTACACGGAACTCCTCTCGAAGGTTCCCCTCTTTTCCTCCCTGGAGCCGGGTGACCTGGAGCAGCTCTCCGCCCGGCTCCGACCCCGACGGCTGGGCGCCGGGGAGGTCCTCTTCCACCGGGGGGACATGGGCACGGACCTGTACGTCATCCTCGAGGGCGAGGTGACCATCCGCCTGAGCGCGGCGGACGGCAAGGAGGTCTCCCTGGCGCTGTTGGGCCGGGGGGATGCCTTCGGGGAGCTGGCCCTGCTCGACGACGCCCCCCGCTCCACGGACGCCGTGGCGCGCAAGGACACGGAGTTGTTGAGCCTCCAACGAGAGGCCTTCCGGCAGTTCCTCCAGGAGCGGCCCCAGGTGATGCCCAAGCTGCTGGCCGAGCTGAGCCAGTTGGTGCGGCGGGTCACCCGGGCGGTGCACGACGCGAACTTCCTGGATGCGCGGGCCCGGCTGGCGCGCGTGCTGTTGGACCTGGCCCAGAGCCGGGGCAGGCCCGGCGCCCAGGGGGTGGCCATCTCCTCCCGGCTGACCCAGAGCGAGCTGGCCAACCTGTGCGGCCTCACGCGCGAGAGCACCAACCGATGGTTGCGCTTCTACGCGCGCGAGGGGCTGCTCACCTACGAGGACGGCGTCATCACCCTGTTGGATCCCGAGGACCTGAGCCTCAACGCCGACTGAGCCCGGGGCCCTGGGCTCAGCGCGAGTAGTGCTGGCGCAGCACGGAGATCATCGCCGCCACGTCCGCCGCGGCGGCCATCTCACGGATGGAGTGCATGGAGAGCATGGGGCTGCCCACGTCCACGGTGCGGATGCCCAGCTCGCCCGCGGAGATGGGGCCGATGGTGCTGCCACAGCCCAGGTCCGTGCGCGTGACGAAGTTCTGCGGCACCACCCCCGCCTCCCGGCAGCACAGCGCGAACCAGGCCCACGTCTCGCCGTCGGTGGCGTAGGACTGGTTGACGTTGGACTTGATGACGGGCCCCCCGCCCAGCAGTGGCTGGTGCTTGGGCTCGTGCATGGACGCGTAGTTGGGGTGCACCGCGTGCGCCATGTCCGCCGATACCAGGAAGGAGTGGCGCATGGCGCGGTGGAACGCGTCCCGCCGTCCATCCGAGTGCGCGTGGGTCATCCGCTCGAGCAGATCCTTCAAGAAGGGGGACGCGGCGCCCTGGGCGCTCACGCTGCCGCACTCCTCGTGATCATAGAGGACGACGCCCCGGGTGGCCGCCCCCGGTGACTCCAGGGCGAGCAGCGCGGACAGGCCCGCGTGGCTGCTGGCCAGGTTGTCCAGGCGCGGCGCATGGAGGAACTCGCCGAACGCGCCCGAGCGGGTGGAGGGCTGCGTGTCGTAGAGGCACAGGTCATAGCCGAGGAGGTCCCCCGCGCTGGCCTGGACGGAGTGGCGCGCCAGCTCCTCGACGAGCAGCGCCTTCAAGTCCACCGCCCCCGAGCGCTCCAGGGCGAGCACCGGCACCAGGTGCTCCTGGGCGTTGAGCTTGAGGCCGTCGGTGTTGACGGTGCGGTTGAGGTGGATGGCGAGGTTGGGGATGCGCAGGAGCGGACGGCGGAAGTCCACCAGGTGGTGCGCGAGCTTGCCGTCCCTGGCCGTCACCACGCGGCCGGCGAGCGACAAGTCCCGATCCATCCACGTGCTGAAGAGCACGCCGCCATACACCTCCACGCCGAGCTGGTGGTAGCCGGCGCGTCCCGCCTGGGGCTGGGGCTTGACGCGCAGGTTGGGCGAGTCGGTGTGGGCCCCCACGAGGCGGAAGCCCGCGCGATCCACGGGCGTGTGGCCCAGGTGGAAGGCGGCGATGCTGGTATCGCCCCGGGTGACGAAGAACTTGTCACCGGGCTTCAAGTCCCAGGGCTCGCGCTCGTCCAGGGCCCGGTAGCCCTGGGCGGTGAGGCGGCGGCTCGCCTCGGCCACGGCGTGGTAGGGCGTGGGCGAGGCATCGATGAAGGCCAGCAGATCCTGGGCGGCGGCGTCGGAAGCGGAAGCGGAAGCGGTCATCCCCTCCAGGCTAGCGCCCCGGCTGGCCCCCGCCAGGGGAAACGCGGGGCCCGCGCCCGGGAGTGGTTACCTGCCCGACGAGGTGGCGCGCGCGTCCCCCGCTGGCTCCGTTCCCCGGAACACGGCCGGAGTCGAGGCGGAGACCTCGCCCACATAGAAGATGCCGTGGTAGCCCTGGGCATTGAGGCCACCGAAGAGCTGGACGAAGTAGCGGTCTCCATTGTCCTGGCCGCGGGCGGGCTTCACGCCGCAGTCCAGCTTCTGCTCCGGCCCCACGGCGCAGATCCACGCCGTGCCGCTCTTGTAGGCCACGTCCAGCGAGTACACGTCACGCCGCTCCCGCGCCACGCGCAGCCCCATGGGCTGGTAGTCCCGGTTCCAGGGCAGACCCTGGATCTGGCGGGGGTGCAGGTTGCCACTCACCACCAGCAGCGCCCGCCCGGGTGACACGGCGGCCACCTCCAGCACCGTCCGGGCCATGGCCTCCTCGCGCGCCTCACCCTGCGAGGGTGGGTGGTCATACGCGAAGAGACGCACGTCCAGCCCCTGGGCGCGCAGCTTGCGCAGGGCCTCGAGGAGGTAGGCCACGGCCTCGCTGTTGCGGCCATCCGGGTAGGGGCTGCGCCAGAAGGGGCTCTCCATCAGCCTGCTCCAGTCCTCCTCCCCTCCCTCGCTGGCGAGGAACGTCTCCAGCCGCGCCTGGTTGCCGGCGGGCACCTCCACCCCCACCGTCACGGGGATGCCCTGGGTGGCCACCTGGCACGCGCTCTGGGCGACGAAGTGGGGCACCTCCTTCGTGCCATGCACCTCGCCCAGCAGCACCACGTGGCCGGCCCGTGCCAGCCGGCCCAGTCCGAGGATGGGGACGCCACACTCCACCATCGCGTCCTTCATCACCTCCACGTCGGGGCTGGCACTGGACGTCTTCTTCTCGCGAGCGATCACCGGGGAGATCTTCCGGAAGACCTTCCACTCCAGGACCAGGTCGCGCGCGCTCTGCTGGGACTCGCCCACGAGCACGACGGCTTCATCCGACTGCTGCTGCGCCAGCATGGCGGCCATGGGGCTGCCAATGCCCGAGGGGTTGTCATTGGTCCGCCCGTCCACGACCCAGAGCAGCTCGCTGCCCGGCGCCTTCAGGGCCTTGTTGACGCTGCGCGATTCGCGGGTGATGACGAGCTTGCAACGGTGGGGCCCCTCGGGCCGCGCGGTGACCAGATAACGGTGCCAGTAGGCCGACACCCGCGAGCCCGCGAACTCCTCGCGCCACTCCGTCTCCAGCGAGGCCCCGCCCGGCACCTCCCGGAAGGCGAACCCGTTGGCCCGGAAGTACGCACGCACCTGGGGCCACACCTCGTCGATGGGCTGCGCGTAGATGGCCTCCTCGTCGGGGGCGAAGTCCACGAAGCGCGACGTACACCCCGACACCACCACGAGCAGCAACCACCAGCCCCAAGCGCTTCGTCTCATGTCAGGACGTCCTCCCGGCATGCCGGAAGGCCCGGCACACGTCCCCGCCAGTATGCCCTGGTGGAGACGAGGCCGGTATGGCCCCCCGGGAGGAGGACTAGCGCTGGTGCTTGAGACGCGAGCGCTCCCGGTTGCGCAGCCAGAAGCCCGACTGGACGGGCCAGTCCGTGAAGTCGAGCGGATCCGCCCCCAACGAGCGCCGGGCCCGCTGGGCCCACTGGGAGTCGGCGAGCGCCTCGCGGGCCAGCGCCACGAGGTCCGCCCTGCCCTCCGCCACGATCGCCTCCGCCTGCGCCGGCTCGGTGATGGCCCCCACCGCCATGGAGGCCAGACCCGTCTCCTGACGCACACGCTCGGCGTAGGCCACCTGGTAGCCCGGGCCCACCGGGCCGTTGTAGCGGTTGGCGATCCCCGCCGACGAACAGTCGAGCACGTCGACGCCCCGGGCCTCGAGCTCCCGGGCGAAGACCACCGTGTCATCGAGCGTCCAGCCCCCCTCCACGCCGTCGATCGCGGACACCCGGACGAAGACGGGCTTGTCCTGGGGCCACACCGCGCGGACGATCTCCACGAGCTCGAGCGGGAAGCGCATCCGGTTCTCCCGGCTGCCGCCGTAGCGGTCCGTGCGCTGGTTGGAGATGGGCGAGAGGAACTCGTTGAGCAGGTAGCCATGCGCGAAGTGCAGCTCGACGATGTCGAAGCCCGCCCGCAGGGCGCGCTGCGCGGCGGAGCGCCAGGCTCCACGCAAGCGTTCGAGCCCCTGCTCCGTCAGCGCCTCGGGCACGTGCCAGCCCTCGGCGTGGGGCAGGGCACTGGGGGCCACCGTCCGCCAGGGTCCTTCCTTCTCCCCGCGCGCCGCCACGTCGGCCTGGGTCAGGGGACCATCCCCCTGCCAGGGGCGCTGCGCCGAGGCCTTGCGCCCCGCGTGGGCGAGCTGGATCGCGGGCACCGCGCCCTGGGCCTTGAGCAGGGCCGCGACGCGGGTGAGCGCCGCCTCCTGCTCGTCGTTCCACAGGCCCACGTCGCCGTGGGTGATGCGGCCCTCGGGCGAGACACCCGTGGCCTCCACGAACACGATGCCAAACCCGCCCAGCGCGAAGCGGCCCAGGTGGCTGAGGTGGTAGTCGCTCGCGACTCCGTCCACCGCCGAGTACTGGCACATGGGCGAGACCACGGTGCGGTTGCGGGCCTGGACTCCGCGCAAGGTGATGGGCTCGAAGAGTTTCGACATGGAAGAAGCGCTCCCCACGGCACGCCAGGGGCGGCCGGGTCTCGAGAAGGTAGGACCCGTGACGGATGCGCGAGGCGAGCAGGGGTTTCGAGCCACGCGCCCCCGCCCCCATCCCGGAGACGAGCCACTCGCGCGAAGACGAGACGGCGGCCGGCTTCCCCTCCGATGGAGCGGCCTTCGGCACGCGCGTTGCTCAACGCCCGGCACGCGGAGGGAGGGCGGGATGGAACGGCGGGCGGTGTTGGCGGCGGTGGGGCGGGAGGGCTCCGTGGGGGAGGGGTCGGTGAGGGACAGGCCCGGGGAGGCGGATGATACCCGGGAGCGTCTCTTCCGGTTGGGGGCGTCGGCCCTCACCGACCCGGAACTCCTGGGCGTGTTGTTGGGAGGGGGAGCGCGCATGCGAGCGCTGGCCGAGACACTGCTCGCCACGAAGGGGGGACTCAAGGCGCTGGTGCAGCAGGAGCCGCGGGAGCTGAGCGCGCGGCCCGGAATGGGCGCGACGCGCACGGCCCAGGTGCTGGCGGCACTGGAGTGGGGACGCCGGGCACAACGTGCCTCCGAGCGCCGGCCGCGCCTGCGCACCCCGAGGGAGATCTCCACGTACCTGGCGCCGCACCTGAGCGCGCTGCGGCGCGAGGTCTTCCACGTGCTGTGCTTCAACGCGCGCAACGTGCTGCTGCTGGACGCCCGGGTGGCCGAGGGCACCATCAACGCGTGCATGGTGGACCCGCGCGAGGTGTTCGCCGCGGCCATCACCTCGCGCGCCACGGCCATCGTGCTGGCGCACAACCATCCCTCGGGTGACCCGGAACCCTCCGGGCAGGACCTGAGCCTCACCGCCCAGCTCATCGAGGCGGGCCGGGTGCTGGGCATCAAGGTGTTGGACCACGTGGTGATTGGGGATGGGAGCTACAGCTCGCTGGTGGAGCGGGGGGAGCTGCCACGGATGTGCGGGGAGAAGACGTCATGGGGCATGGCGGGAGAGCGTGGATGAGGCTCATGGGAGTGATGAGTGGGGTGGCGTGTGGCACGCCGGAAGGGGCGGTCCAGGTGGAGGTGTTGGAGGACGAGGTGGCGCAGGTCGTCCCGGTGGGGGGCGGCGAGGCGCGGGTGGTGCCGCGCGCCACGCTGCCCCGGGACGTGCGGGAAGGAGACGTGGTGCGCGAGGGCCACGTGGACAGGGAAGTGGGAGCCCGGCTCGCGCGGGAGGTAGCCGAGTGGCGGGCCCGTCTGGCCGTCAGCGTACCTGACGGGCTGGACCTGGACTCAGGAGCCCCTGAGTCGTTGACGGGGCGGAAGGAATATTGAAGATGCGACGGATGCCGGTGGACCTGCCCCATTTCGAGCAAGCCCAGGAGGGATTGGTCCGCCATTTCGGGCTGGCCGAGTTCCGCCCGGGGCAGGCGCAGGTCATCAGCTCCGTGCTCAGCGGGCGCAACACGGTGGTGGTGATGCCCACGGGGGCGGGCAAGAGCCTGTGCTACCAGCTCCC of Cystobacter fuscus DSM 2262 contains these proteins:
- a CDS encoding cytochrome P450, yielding MSGRINLLAPEIRANPYPSYAELRRHAPVSQVDPGGIWAVSRQEDVMHIFKNPQLFSSQGFRQAYRPPWISNYPLADSALVMDPPRHTQLRALINRAFGTQVVTRIEPRVREFAQRIVQGLPDGREVNFVEHFSVLMPMYVIGELLGLSPDVQPRLLSWVEWLGQFTGVGPADTARQEAVRATVNEARGHFEQVLAERRRNPGDDLISDLIRARVEGESLSDTDLLGFMFLLLVGGMETTIHLLSHSALRMQLQPELMTQLRAQPSLLPRFIDEVLRHESPAHGVMRLTSEETELGGVRLPKGTRLLMLMGSANRDEAQHPDPDRFDMNRPSSNLPFGHGIHFCVGSQLARLEARLALEALLSRFTHLSAGTQPIQWNSSLVVRGPTRLCLIPHEG
- a CDS encoding S1 family peptidase; its protein translation is MPAVDTGLSAVRDAATSALITLDMPNRRGVGFVATPGGQLVTNLHMVAGYEEISALLADGRLLQVEQVIAFDEKHDLAVLQLPVSNLPALRLESGGMLPVEGDPVFILHPAPGTPPFLLETRVRSEQVLDESFTFLELEAILPEDVSGSPVLDGTGAWIGVATCAFADGRPVTIVIPSRYVLPLLERTDVLPLSTLGLARPAASRQRQIPTHSLSMLEGCAPDVLEEVAYTLLRAIQLGAPLYNRGDAAACYRLYAHTAERLIRERPDCPGIQDALRHGLERCARSQGADACAWALRDTLDGLLGVIGRWLQAQSALAYRAAPKAYLQ
- a CDS encoding ATP-binding protein, whose protein sequence is MRALLVPSASIDLSSVELLVRQLGMTPTRRSDDEAAITAFRQSPFPLVLMGMDDEGDRIVLVRALRASPNGAQAAIVLVARPEQLEGLASMIDAGVDDFLMLPLDETAAMLRLQLAERRLAERPAPLPENFELDGLCAVLLRESPLATCITTREGNAFVEVNEAFTRLFGYSREEMLWRTARDLDLWESPIEQERLAARMREQGMVRGVESRVRTKSGELRDVLVYVGIAEYAGTPHIVTLFPDVTERKLMQARLQLADRMASVGTLAAGVAHEINNPLAYVLANLGYAHGELSRQLSRGAPGVLQPVSTALGEALHGAERVQTIVGDLKTFSRESTAEQFHAVNVRKVLDSTLNLAAAEIRHRAKLVKNYGEDVPPIHGNESRLGQVFLNLLVNAVQSLPSDGDAEQHEIRVTTRLDASGQVAVEIADTGAGIAPELMGRIFDPFFTTKPPGVGTGLGLSICHNLITAMGGELHVFSDLGRGTTFQVLMPSSREPIVPALLEPVPEYSGGPRGRVLVIDDEPLLCSALERILRPHHDVVFTTLAAEVLPRLEAGERFDLILCDLMMPRMNGMDFHAALHRLRPELTGRVIFLTGGAFTPQAKAFLERVPNRRVEKPFNARTLLEITREVLTSVG
- a CDS encoding adenylate/guanylate cyclase domain-containing protein yields the protein MQLIVNPGLLDERVVDLPEGTTTIGRTQESSLCVLHMSLSRRHALLVREAERVLLTDLDSKNGTLVDEVRLEKFTPRELKAGESFRCGEVRFTLVSPVASEPLAPTQVQPLNTRFSPAAMDELLERVPESSSGSALRVKRASHENRANEKLQVLLKVSQLLSSPGQIETLLERILDLVFQIMEVDRVAILLVDPSTGALRPRVARVSTGEAPEGAFYSQRIVDYVRTHSVAALFSDAWMDPRLNDAASVVLQSIRASMCAPLKPRDEVLGVLYVDNLSRADGFSQEDLEFLTAFANQAAIALDNSLLAQKLAEEAVMRNAYARFFPPATLKKLSMARGGPLETIETEVTVLFSDISGFTKLSSELEPRQVVDLLNDYFPVMAEIVFRHEGTLEKYIGDALMAVWGAPFAHPDDATRAVRAAVEMQRALAGLNARWRERGWPELSIHVGLNTGRVAAGNIGSEQYLQYATIGDATNVASRVCSVAVEGQVVMSQATFERWLERDWNVTPLPPTPVKGKQEPLTLYRVEWNVPPPEWS
- a CDS encoding Crp/Fnr family transcriptional regulator; translation: MSYTELLSKVPLFSSLEPGDLEQLSARLRPRRLGAGEVLFHRGDMGTDLYVILEGEVTIRLSAADGKEVSLALLGRGDAFGELALLDDAPRSTDAVARKDTELLSLQREAFRQFLQERPQVMPKLLAELSQLVRRVTRAVHDANFLDARARLARVLLDLAQSRGRPGAQGVAISSRLTQSELANLCGLTRESTNRWLRFYAREGLLTYEDGVITLLDPEDLSLNAD
- a CDS encoding M18 family aminopeptidase, with the protein product MTASASASDAAAQDLLAFIDASPTPYHAVAEASRRLTAQGYRALDEREPWDLKPGDKFFVTRGDTSIAAFHLGHTPVDRAGFRLVGAHTDSPNLRVKPQPQAGRAGYHQLGVEVYGGVLFSTWMDRDLSLAGRVVTARDGKLAHHLVDFRRPLLRIPNLAIHLNRTVNTDGLKLNAQEHLVPVLALERSGAVDLKALLVEELARHSVQASAGDLLGYDLCLYDTQPSTRSGAFGEFLHAPRLDNLASSHAGLSALLALESPGAATRGVVLYDHEECGSVSAQGAASPFLKDLLERMTHAHSDGRRDAFHRAMRHSFLVSADMAHAVHPNYASMHEPKHQPLLGGGPVIKSNVNQSYATDGETWAWFALCCREAGVVPQNFVTRTDLGCGSTIGPISAGELGIRTVDVGSPMLSMHSIREMAAAADVAAMISVLRQHYSR
- a CDS encoding NADH:flavin oxidoreductase/NADH oxidase, producing MSKLFEPITLRGVQARNRTVVSPMCQYSAVDGVASDYHLSHLGRFALGGFGIVFVEATGVSPEGRITHGDVGLWNDEQEAALTRVAALLKAQGAVPAIQLAHAGRKASAQRPWQGDGPLTQADVAARGEKEGPWRTVAPSALPHAEGWHVPEALTEQGLERLRGAWRSAAQRALRAGFDIVELHFAHGYLLNEFLSPISNQRTDRYGGSRENRMRFPLELVEIVRAVWPQDKPVFVRVSAIDGVEGGWTLDDTVVFARELEARGVDVLDCSSAGIANRYNGPVGPGYQVAYAERVRQETGLASMAVGAITEPAQAEAIVAEGRADLVALAREALADSQWAQRARRSLGADPLDFTDWPVQSGFWLRNRERSRLKHQR
- the radC gene encoding RadC family protein, whose protein sequence is MERRAVLAAVGREGSVGEGSVRDRPGEADDTRERLFRLGASALTDPELLGVLLGGGARMRALAETLLATKGGLKALVQQEPRELSARPGMGATRTAQVLAALEWGRRAQRASERRPRLRTPREISTYLAPHLSALRREVFHVLCFNARNVLLLDARVAEGTINACMVDPREVFAAAITSRATAIVLAHNHPSGDPEPSGQDLSLTAQLIEAGRVLGIKVLDHVVIGDGSYSSLVERGELPRMCGEKTSWGMAGERG